Proteins from a genomic interval of Marmoricola sp. OAE513:
- a CDS encoding ATP-binding cassette domain-containing protein translates to MATIAARGLAKSYAGKPAVVDLSFDVEPGSVTGFLGPNGSGKSTTMRLMLGLDRGAGSTRFDGQAFTDLEQPMRQVGALLEAKPFHPTRTARNHLRMLAAANGISAKRVDEVLAVVGLTEVARSKPKSFSLGMGQRLGLAAALLGDPHTLILDEPANGLDPQGIQWMRVFLQGLAAEGRSVFVSSHLLSEMALMADHLVVIGRGALIATGPIADFVSSSRQNAIIVRTPDGSTLAPLLVAAGAAVTPGEDGSLVVTGVEIATVGDVAFEHGIRLHELSPRVATLEEAFLERTAGSEEFQALGRPTAPGGGAR, encoded by the coding sequence ATGGCAACGATCGCGGCCCGCGGGCTCGCCAAGTCCTACGCCGGGAAGCCGGCGGTGGTGGACCTGTCCTTCGACGTCGAGCCCGGCAGCGTCACCGGTTTCCTCGGTCCGAACGGGTCAGGCAAGTCCACGACGATGCGGCTGATGCTCGGCCTGGACAGAGGGGCCGGGAGCACCCGTTTCGACGGACAGGCCTTCACCGACCTCGAGCAGCCGATGCGCCAGGTCGGCGCCCTGCTCGAGGCCAAGCCCTTCCACCCCACCCGCACGGCGCGCAACCACCTGCGGATGCTCGCGGCCGCGAACGGGATCAGCGCGAAGCGGGTCGACGAGGTGCTGGCCGTCGTGGGGTTGACCGAGGTCGCCCGTTCGAAGCCGAAGAGCTTCTCGCTCGGCATGGGCCAGCGGCTCGGACTCGCTGCCGCGCTGCTCGGCGACCCGCACACGCTGATCCTCGACGAGCCTGCCAACGGCCTGGACCCCCAGGGCATCCAGTGGATGCGGGTCTTCCTCCAGGGTCTCGCTGCCGAGGGACGCAGCGTCTTCGTCTCCAGCCACCTGCTCTCGGAGATGGCCCTGATGGCCGATCACCTGGTCGTGATCGGTCGAGGAGCCCTCATCGCCACCGGCCCGATCGCCGACTTCGTCAGCAGCTCGCGGCAGAACGCGATCATCGTCCGGACGCCCGACGGATCCACGCTGGCGCCGCTGCTGGTCGCCGCGGGCGCGGCCGTCACTCCGGGCGAGGACGGCTCCCTGGTCGTCACGGGCGTCGAGATCGCCACCGTCGGCGACGTGGCGTTCGAGCACGGCATCCGGCTGCACGAGCTCAGCCCGCGGGTCGCGACGCTGGAGGAGGCGTTCCTCGAACGCACCGCGGGTTCCGAGGAGTTCCAGGCGCTCGGTCGCCCCACGGCACCCGGAGGTGGTGCTCGATGA
- a CDS encoding DNA repair helicase XPB, protein MNDGPLIVQSDKTVLLEVDHELAGEARRAIAPFAELERSPEHVHTYRLTPLGLWNARAAGHDAEQVIDALLKYSRYAVPHALLVDIADTMDRYGRLRLEKHPTHGLVLATTDKAVFTEVIRSKKVAGMLGEQIDDLPGSEGTIAVHPSQRGNLKQALLKLGWPAEDFAGYVDGEAHAIALTEDGWELRDYQKQAAESFWHGGSGVVVLPCGAGKTIVGAAAMAHAQATTLILVTNTVSARQWKSELLKRTSLTEDEIGEYSGAVKEIRPVTIATYQVLTLRRKGVYPHLELLDARDWGLVVYDEVHLLPAPIFRMTADLQARRRIGLTATLIREDGREGDVFSLIGPKRFDAPWKDIEAQGWIAPADCVEVRVTLPEGERLAYATAEPDERYRLASTTFSKTRVAEQLVAQHEGEQTLVIGQYLDQLDELGEHLGAPVIKGETSVKEREELFAGFRSGDINLLVVSKVANFSVDLPEAAVAIQVSGSFGSRQEEAQRLGRLLRPKADGKTARFYTIVSRDTVDADFAQNRQRFLAEQGYAYRIVDAGDLPA, encoded by the coding sequence GTGAACGACGGCCCCCTGATCGTCCAGTCGGACAAGACCGTGCTGCTCGAGGTCGACCACGAGCTCGCCGGCGAGGCCCGCCGCGCGATCGCCCCGTTCGCCGAGCTCGAGCGCTCCCCCGAGCACGTCCACACCTACCGGCTCACCCCGCTGGGACTGTGGAACGCGCGGGCCGCCGGGCACGACGCCGAACAGGTCATCGACGCCCTCCTCAAGTACAGCCGGTACGCCGTCCCGCACGCGCTGCTGGTCGACATCGCCGACACCATGGACCGCTACGGCCGGTTGCGGCTGGAGAAGCACCCGACCCACGGACTCGTCCTGGCCACCACCGACAAGGCTGTCTTCACCGAGGTGATCCGCAGCAAGAAGGTCGCTGGGATGCTGGGCGAGCAGATCGACGACCTGCCCGGCTCCGAGGGAACCATCGCGGTGCACCCGAGCCAGCGTGGCAACCTCAAGCAGGCGCTGCTCAAGCTGGGTTGGCCCGCGGAGGACTTCGCCGGGTACGTCGACGGCGAGGCGCACGCGATCGCACTCACCGAGGACGGGTGGGAGCTCCGCGACTACCAGAAGCAGGCGGCGGAGTCGTTCTGGCACGGGGGCTCGGGAGTCGTCGTGCTGCCCTGCGGGGCCGGCAAGACGATCGTCGGTGCTGCAGCCATGGCGCACGCGCAGGCGACCACGCTGATCCTGGTGACCAACACCGTCAGCGCCCGGCAGTGGAAGTCCGAGCTGCTCAAGCGGACCAGCCTGACCGAGGACGAGATCGGCGAGTACTCGGGAGCGGTCAAGGAGATCAGACCGGTCACGATCGCGACGTACCAGGTGCTCACCCTGCGCCGGAAGGGCGTGTACCCGCACCTCGAGCTGCTCGACGCCCGCGACTGGGGCCTGGTCGTCTACGACGAGGTGCACCTGCTGCCGGCGCCCATCTTCCGGATGACCGCCGACCTCCAGGCGCGTCGCCGGATCGGTCTGACCGCGACGCTGATCCGCGAGGACGGCCGCGAGGGAGACGTCTTCAGCCTGATCGGACCCAAGCGGTTCGACGCACCGTGGAAGGACATCGAGGCGCAGGGCTGGATCGCCCCCGCGGACTGCGTCGAGGTCCGGGTGACGCTACCGGAGGGCGAACGGTTGGCCTACGCCACCGCTGAGCCCGACGAGCGCTACCGGCTGGCGAGCACGACGTTCAGCAAGACCCGGGTCGCCGAACAGCTGGTCGCCCAGCACGAGGGCGAGCAGACCCTGGTGATCGGGCAGTACCTCGACCAGCTCGACGAGCTCGGCGAGCACCTGGGGGCACCGGTCATCAAGGGCGAGACGAGCGTGAAGGAACGCGAGGAGCTGTTCGCCGGGTTCCGCTCCGGCGACATCAACCTGCTGGTGGTCTCGAAGGTCGCCAACTTCTCCGTCGACCTCCCCGAAGCCGCCGTTGCGATCCAGGTCAGCGGGTCGTTCGGCTCACGGCAGGAGGAGGCCCAGCGCCTCGGCCGGCTGCTGCGACCGAAGGCCGACGGCAAGACGGCCCGGTTCTACACCATCGTCTCGCGCGACACGGTCGACGCGGACTTCGCTCAGAACCGGCAGCGGTTCCTCGCCGAGCAGGGGTACGCCTACCGGATCGTGGATGCCGGGGACCTTCCGGCCTGA
- a CDS encoding alpha/beta hydrolase, with the protein MKRVVAALAAVVLVGSLAGLTNVAAASDQVKAGPAFTPTVAAWKNCGDLQCSTLTVPMDYAHPDNGKTVKLAITRLAADPLAGAYAGIMVVNPGGPGGAGTPYPVLREYVPGTAAKRYDWIGFDPRGVGASTPALHCNANYFGNNRPNFVPKTKKLKAYWFKKTAGYATACSKSTAKDLLPFMTTRDSARDMETLRQALHDAAPALNKPAVEKFNFYGFSYGTYLGAVYATLYPSKVGRFVLDGVVDPARYWYGSNFDQSKAFDKNINIFFRWMAKHDKVFHLGKNGSKIRAGYNKLLKKLDKHPKAGGRLGPDELTDAMLSAGYYVYDWASIGSAYSKLVRKGQGYPLYSMYRSGNQGADNDNGYAVYLGVQCTDQRRPSKGKQVKDTWRVHKKAPFLAWDNTWYNMPCLTWRAPSRGKVPITGAGLGATKILLISETKDAATPYSGALNLRNIFKGSALIAGVGGTTHAGSLSGVACVDNRIASYLATGALPTRQSGRRSDLNCPAVPRPPASSAGRSTAKVSTGVPTGLRALLTGTQRISLG; encoded by the coding sequence GTGAAGCGTGTCGTCGCTGCTCTGGCAGCTGTTGTCCTGGTCGGTTCGTTGGCCGGACTCACCAACGTCGCAGCAGCCTCCGACCAGGTGAAGGCGGGCCCGGCGTTCACGCCGACCGTGGCCGCCTGGAAGAACTGCGGTGACCTGCAGTGCTCGACCCTCACCGTCCCGATGGACTACGCCCACCCGGACAACGGCAAGACCGTGAAGCTGGCGATCACCCGCCTCGCGGCCGACCCGCTCGCCGGCGCCTACGCCGGCATCATGGTGGTGAACCCGGGTGGTCCCGGTGGTGCCGGAACGCCGTACCCGGTGCTCCGCGAGTACGTTCCGGGCACGGCCGCCAAGCGCTACGACTGGATCGGCTTCGACCCGCGTGGTGTGGGAGCCAGCACGCCGGCGCTGCACTGCAACGCGAACTACTTCGGCAACAACCGGCCGAACTTCGTCCCGAAGACCAAGAAGCTCAAGGCGTACTGGTTCAAGAAGACGGCGGGTTACGCCACCGCGTGCTCGAAGAGCACGGCCAAGGACCTGCTGCCCTTCATGACCACCCGCGACAGCGCGCGTGACATGGAGACGTTGCGCCAGGCGCTGCACGACGCAGCACCGGCGCTGAATAAGCCGGCGGTCGAGAAGTTCAACTTCTACGGCTTCTCCTACGGCACCTACCTCGGCGCCGTCTACGCCACTCTCTACCCGTCCAAGGTCGGCCGCTTCGTCCTCGACGGCGTCGTCGACCCGGCGCGCTACTGGTACGGCTCGAACTTCGACCAGAGCAAGGCGTTCGACAAGAACATCAACATCTTCTTCCGGTGGATGGCCAAGCACGACAAGGTCTTCCACCTCGGTAAGAACGGCAGCAAGATCCGGGCCGGCTACAACAAGCTGCTCAAGAAGCTCGACAAGCACCCGAAGGCCGGCGGCAGGCTCGGCCCCGACGAGCTCACCGACGCGATGCTCTCAGCGGGCTACTACGTCTACGACTGGGCGAGCATCGGCTCGGCGTACTCCAAGCTCGTGCGCAAGGGCCAGGGCTACCCGCTCTACTCGATGTACCGCTCGGGCAACCAGGGTGCGGACAACGACAACGGGTACGCCGTGTACCTCGGCGTCCAGTGCACCGACCAGCGCCGCCCGAGCAAGGGCAAGCAGGTCAAGGACACCTGGAGGGTGCACAAGAAGGCACCGTTCCTGGCGTGGGACAACACCTGGTACAACATGCCGTGCCTGACCTGGCGTGCCCCCTCGCGAGGCAAGGTCCCGATCACCGGCGCGGGTCTCGGGGCCACGAAGATCCTGCTGATCAGCGAGACCAAGGATGCGGCCACGCCGTACTCCGGTGCCCTGAACCTGCGCAACATCTTCAAGGGCTCTGCGCTGATCGCCGGCGTGGGTGGCACCACCCACGCGGGTTCGCTCAGCGGCGTGGCGTGCGTCGACAACCGGATCGCGAGCTACCTGGCCACGGGTGCGCTGCCGACGCGTCAGTCGGGTCGCCGTTCCGACCTGAATTGCCCTGCTGTCCCGCGGCCGCCGGCCTCGAGCGCAGGACGCTCGACCGCCAAGGTCTCGACCGGGGTGCCCACGGGCCTGCGTGCGCTGCTCACCGGCACCCAGCGGATCTCGCTGGGCTGA
- a CDS encoding cold-shock protein encodes MPTGKVKWYDAEKGFGFLSREDGDDVYVRSSSLPEGITTLKAGTRVEFGILSGRKGEQAHQVRVLDAPASVSKAQGKAQRRKPEDMVSIVEDVIKLLEGVEEAYRHGRHPDGKVAAPTAKLLRALADELAL; translated from the coding sequence GTGCCCACCGGAAAGGTCAAGTGGTACGACGCCGAGAAGGGTTTCGGGTTCCTCTCGCGCGAGGACGGGGACGACGTGTACGTCCGGTCGTCCTCGCTTCCCGAAGGGATCACGACCCTCAAGGCGGGAACCCGCGTCGAGTTCGGCATCCTCTCCGGCCGCAAGGGTGAGCAGGCCCACCAGGTCCGCGTGCTCGACGCGCCGGCGTCGGTCTCCAAGGCGCAGGGCAAGGCTCAGCGCCGCAAGCCCGAGGACATGGTCAGCATCGTCGAGGACGTGATCAAGCTCCTCGAGGGGGTCGAGGAGGCCTACCGGCACGGCCGGCACCCCGACGGCAAGGTCGCCGCGCCGACCGCCAAGCTCTTGCGCGCGCTCGCGGACGAGCTGGCGCTGTAA
- a CDS encoding NCS2 family permease has product MDNFFKITERGSTVGREVRGGIVTFFTMAYIIVLNPLIIGTVADVDGKFLGGGDKPNLAAVAAATALVAGVITILMGVVANFPLALATGLGLNAFVAYSVASEMTWADAMGLVVMEGVLILVLVLTGFREAVFHAVPKELKIAISVGIGLFIALIGFVDAGFVRRTGAGPVPVQLGQDGNLSGWPVLVFAVGVLLVIALWVRKVKGAILISIVATTVIALVVEKIGDIGPSFIAPDKVNPDGWNLNVPKWPGFGNLFESPHFDTLGDFNLLDSWDKAGVVTVLLLIFTLMLADFFDTMGTMTAIGAEADLLDEDGVPPNTQKILIVDSIAAAAGGAAGVSSNTSYIESASGVGEGARTGLASVVTGLLFLLSIFAAPLVDIIPSEAAVPALILVGFLMMQQIKGIDFDDLEIAIPAFLTIALMPFTYSITVGIGAGFLAYVLIKIVRGKVGEIHALLWVIAGLFAVYFAIDPITRWLT; this is encoded by the coding sequence GTGGACAACTTCTTCAAGATCACAGAGCGCGGCTCGACCGTAGGTCGGGAAGTCCGCGGAGGCATCGTCACGTTCTTCACGATGGCCTACATCATCGTGCTGAATCCCCTGATCATCGGAACGGTGGCCGACGTCGACGGCAAGTTCCTCGGCGGGGGTGACAAACCGAACCTCGCCGCCGTCGCGGCAGCCACGGCGCTGGTCGCGGGTGTCATCACGATCCTCATGGGTGTCGTGGCCAACTTCCCCCTGGCGCTGGCTACCGGCCTCGGGCTGAACGCCTTCGTGGCCTACTCGGTCGCCTCCGAGATGACCTGGGCCGACGCGATGGGTCTCGTGGTGATGGAGGGCGTCCTGATCCTGGTCCTGGTGCTGACCGGCTTCCGAGAAGCGGTTTTCCACGCGGTGCCGAAGGAGCTGAAGATCGCGATCTCCGTCGGTATCGGCCTCTTCATCGCGCTCATCGGTTTCGTCGACGCAGGCTTCGTACGTCGTACGGGTGCGGGTCCGGTCCCGGTACAGCTGGGCCAGGACGGCAACCTCTCCGGCTGGCCCGTGCTTGTCTTCGCCGTCGGGGTGCTGCTCGTGATCGCCCTCTGGGTCAGGAAGGTCAAGGGCGCGATCCTCATCTCGATCGTCGCCACCACCGTGATCGCGCTCGTCGTCGAGAAGATCGGTGACATCGGCCCGTCGTTCATCGCGCCGGACAAGGTCAACCCCGACGGGTGGAACCTCAACGTTCCGAAGTGGCCCGGTTTCGGCAACCTCTTCGAGTCGCCGCACTTCGACACCCTCGGCGACTTCAACCTGCTCGACTCGTGGGACAAGGCCGGCGTGGTCACCGTCCTGCTCCTGATCTTCACGCTGATGCTCGCGGACTTCTTCGACACGATGGGCACGATGACCGCGATCGGCGCGGAGGCCGACCTCCTGGACGAGGACGGCGTCCCGCCGAACACCCAGAAGATCCTCATCGTCGACTCGATCGCCGCGGCTGCCGGTGGTGCGGCGGGTGTTTCGTCGAACACGTCCTACATCGAGTCGGCCTCCGGCGTCGGGGAAGGGGCGCGCACCGGTCTGGCCTCGGTGGTGACCGGCTTGCTGTTCCTGCTGTCGATCTTCGCCGCGCCGCTGGTCGACATCATTCCGAGCGAGGCGGCCGTACCGGCCCTGATCCTCGTCGGCTTCCTGATGATGCAGCAGATCAAGGGCATCGACTTCGACGACCTGGAGATCGCCATCCCGGCGTTCCTCACGATCGCGCTGATGCCGTTCACGTACTCGATCACGGTGGGCATCGGCGCCGGGTTCCTGGCGTACGTGCTGATCAAGATCGTCCGGGGCAAGGTGGGCGAGATCCACGCCCTGCTCTGGGTGATCGCGGGCCTGTTCGCCGTCTACTTCGCGATCGACCCGATCACGCGCTGGCTGACCTGA
- a CDS encoding DUF3027 domain-containing protein, whose amino-acid sequence MITTEELAGAAVAAARTALLEQVGEAFVGDHDQSVAEDSGVFTHYFGCTQPGYPGWRWAVTVAQPEGQDAPTIDEVVLLPGDDAITAPAWIPWRERIKPGDLSPGDLLPADEDDPRLAPTYLTGDPGDWTPAEAKDAAAERAGIKAVADELGLGRARVLSIEGRDSAAQRWYDGEQGPDVPLAQSAPAQCYSCGFLVQLAGPLSRGFGVCANEFANDDGRVVAHKHGCGAHSEAQLRKKQLPPPLPDPVFDTVSRSDLEDF is encoded by the coding sequence GTGATCACCACCGAGGAACTCGCCGGCGCCGCAGTCGCCGCCGCCCGGACCGCCCTGCTCGAGCAGGTCGGGGAGGCTTTCGTCGGCGACCACGACCAGAGCGTGGCCGAGGACAGCGGCGTGTTCACCCACTACTTCGGCTGCACCCAGCCCGGCTATCCCGGCTGGCGCTGGGCCGTCACCGTCGCCCAACCCGAGGGCCAGGACGCGCCCACGATCGACGAGGTCGTGCTGCTCCCGGGTGACGACGCGATCACCGCGCCGGCGTGGATCCCGTGGCGCGAGCGGATCAAGCCCGGCGACCTCTCGCCCGGCGACCTGCTCCCGGCCGACGAGGACGACCCGCGCCTCGCTCCGACGTACCTGACCGGGGACCCGGGGGACTGGACGCCCGCGGAGGCCAAGGACGCTGCCGCGGAGCGCGCCGGGATCAAGGCCGTCGCCGACGAGCTCGGCCTCGGCCGGGCCCGGGTGCTCTCGATTGAGGGTCGCGACAGCGCCGCGCAGCGCTGGTACGACGGCGAGCAGGGGCCGGACGTTCCGCTCGCCCAGTCGGCGCCGGCACAGTGCTACTCCTGCGGGTTCCTGGTCCAGCTGGCCGGACCGCTCTCGCGCGGGTTCGGGGTCTGCGCGAACGAGTTCGCCAACGACGACGGTCGCGTCGTCGCGCACAAGCACGGGTGCGGAGCGCACTCCGAGGCTCAGCTGCGCAAGAAGCAGCTCCCGCCGCCGCTGCCGGACCCGGTGTTCGACACCGTCAGCCGCAGCGACCTCGAGGACTTCTAA
- a CDS encoding copper homeostasis protein CutC, whose product MSPHSESAPLLEVAVLHPRDAQAATAGEADRLLLMVEPERGGRSPEPAAVSAVLRETDLPVRVLLQTGDAPTLESNPYAELVSLARRYRELGAEGVSFGFLDRENEIDRESCQALANDLAGIPWTFHRAFDAAFEPRRAWRDVVGLPGLDAVASAGSSRGLAFGADELIGRVGSSPRLAALLLASGDLRPDHVPWLVRAGVRQFAVSQEVRPDGSWTKSYVDPGAVRSWRLLLDDAHQRALGVPVD is encoded by the coding sequence GTGTCCCCCCACTCCGAATCCGCGCCCCTGCTCGAGGTCGCGGTCCTGCATCCGCGCGACGCCCAGGCGGCCACGGCAGGGGAGGCCGACCGGCTCCTGCTGATGGTCGAACCCGAGCGCGGCGGCCGCTCGCCCGAGCCTGCGGCCGTGTCCGCAGTGCTCCGCGAGACCGACCTCCCAGTCCGCGTGCTGCTGCAGACCGGGGACGCGCCGACCCTCGAGTCCAACCCGTACGCCGAGCTGGTCTCACTCGCGCGCCGGTACCGCGAGCTCGGGGCCGAGGGGGTCTCGTTCGGGTTCCTCGATCGCGAGAACGAGATCGACCGGGAGTCCTGCCAGGCGTTGGCCAACGACCTCGCGGGCATTCCGTGGACCTTCCACCGTGCCTTCGATGCCGCGTTCGAACCCCGTCGTGCCTGGCGCGACGTGGTCGGACTGCCCGGACTCGACGCGGTCGCCTCGGCCGGATCGAGCCGGGGGCTGGCGTTCGGTGCCGACGAGCTCATCGGCCGGGTCGGATCTTCGCCGCGCCTGGCCGCGCTGCTGCTGGCCTCGGGTGACCTCCGACCCGACCACGTGCCGTGGTTGGTCCGCGCCGGCGTACGTCAGTTCGCGGTGTCCCAGGAGGTCCGCCCGGACGGCTCCTGGACCAAGTCGTACGTCGACCCCGGCGCCGTACGGTCCTGGAGGCTGTTGCTCGACGACGCCCACCAGCGGGCGCTCGGCGTCCCCGTGGACTGA
- a CDS encoding helicase-associated domain-containing protein, which translates to MTDARRVVRPADASTPTEHLMSRGLLQARDDRHVVVPWSVRLHLRGGRSTRESLDLPPELATSTRDASLVDRAAAGAAFEFTRRTEMLLETWSTKPPAGLRTGGLGVRDLRAVADLVHADLATAALVVETAAAASLLAVGMNDDLDAAWQPTDAYDVWAAQPTADRWLALARAWTENNRLVSAIGGRDGDRPINALSPGLERGWLVGDRHSTLAALLDLAPGHVLAAGTGTGTLVDRLRWSFPRRPETRLELVATILDEASAIGLLGLGGLSSFGRALLQREDARTPLVGLLPAPVDHVLIQADLTAVAPGPLEQDFARRLGLLADVESRGGATTYRFSVDSVRRAFDSGWSTLEVKDFLAASSRTPVPQALDYLVDDVARRFGTLRLGVAESFLRSDDETALTELMHHAEAASLRLRRIAPTVIVSDVPLQVLLPRLRELGAAPVVEAADGTVRVARPDEHRSRTPRPAPSAGLSEARLAARTTAVISALRAGDRAAAERPARAAAKSPADVMSALREAAEARTEVWIGYLDNHGTSVERVVRPLEVGGGQLSAYDERNDEVRSFAIHRISEVRRR; encoded by the coding sequence GTGACTGACGCCCGGCGCGTCGTGCGTCCCGCCGACGCGTCCACCCCGACCGAGCACCTGATGTCCCGCGGTCTGCTCCAGGCACGCGACGACCGGCACGTCGTGGTGCCGTGGTCGGTGCGGCTGCACCTGCGAGGCGGGCGATCGACCCGCGAGTCGCTCGACCTCCCGCCCGAGCTCGCGACGAGCACGCGGGACGCGAGCCTGGTGGACCGGGCGGCGGCGGGTGCTGCTTTCGAGTTCACCCGACGCACCGAGATGCTGCTCGAGACGTGGAGCACGAAACCGCCGGCCGGTCTGCGCACCGGCGGACTCGGCGTCCGCGACCTGCGCGCCGTCGCCGACCTGGTGCACGCCGACCTTGCGACCGCGGCGTTGGTGGTGGAGACCGCGGCTGCGGCGAGCCTGCTCGCCGTGGGGATGAACGACGACCTCGACGCCGCGTGGCAACCGACCGATGCCTACGACGTCTGGGCAGCCCAGCCCACCGCCGATCGGTGGCTCGCCCTGGCGCGGGCGTGGACCGAGAACAACCGTCTGGTCTCCGCCATCGGCGGACGCGACGGGGACCGGCCGATCAACGCGCTCTCTCCCGGGCTGGAGCGCGGGTGGCTGGTCGGCGACCGGCACTCCACGCTGGCCGCGCTGCTCGACCTCGCTCCCGGGCATGTGCTCGCTGCCGGGACCGGGACCGGCACCCTGGTCGACCGGCTGCGCTGGAGCTTCCCGCGACGGCCGGAGACGCGCCTCGAGCTGGTCGCCACGATCCTCGACGAGGCCTCGGCGATCGGACTTCTCGGGCTCGGCGGCCTCAGCTCGTTCGGCCGGGCGCTTCTGCAGCGCGAGGACGCCCGTACGCCCCTGGTCGGCCTGCTCCCCGCTCCGGTCGACCACGTCCTCATCCAGGCCGACCTGACCGCGGTCGCGCCCGGACCGTTGGAGCAGGACTTCGCCCGGCGGCTCGGCCTGCTGGCCGACGTGGAGTCCCGGGGCGGTGCCACGACGTACCGGTTCAGCGTGGACTCCGTGCGTCGGGCCTTCGACTCCGGCTGGTCGACGCTGGAGGTGAAGGACTTCCTCGCCGCGTCCTCCCGCACCCCGGTGCCTCAGGCCCTGGACTACCTCGTGGACGACGTCGCTCGCCGGTTCGGCACCCTGCGCCTCGGGGTTGCGGAGTCGTTCCTGCGCAGCGACGACGAGACCGCACTGACCGAGCTGATGCACCACGCCGAGGCCGCCTCGCTGCGGCTGCGTCGGATCGCCCCCACGGTGATCGTCTCCGACGTCCCGCTGCAGGTGCTGCTCCCCCGGCTGCGCGAGCTCGGCGCCGCTCCGGTGGTCGAGGCCGCCGACGGCACCGTCCGGGTCGCGCGCCCCGACGAGCACCGCTCCCGCACCCCACGTCCGGCTCCGTCGGCAGGGCTCTCGGAGGCACGGCTGGCCGCGCGCACGACCGCGGTGATCTCCGCCCTGCGTGCCGGTGACCGAGCAGCCGCGGAACGCCCGGCCCGAGCCGCTGCCAAGTCACCGGCCGACGTGATGTCAGCACTGCGCGAGGCCGCCGAGGCACGTACCGAGGTCTGGATCGGCTACCTGGACAACCACGGCACGTCGGTGGAACGCGTCGTGCGACCGCTCGAGGTCGGCGGCGGCCAGCTCTCGGCGTACGACGAGCGCAACGACGAGGTGCGCTCGTTCGCCATCCACCGGATCAGCGAGGTACGCCGCCGATGA
- a CDS encoding MarR family transcriptional regulator, translated as MTPTVQSAARTDSGLASELRLGVVRLARRLRSERDPANPLSVAQISVLGVLRRSGEITLGELAAHERVQPPSMTRTVNALVADGYVVRRSSENDGRLVLLDLSDKGRQTLLADRKRRDAWLARRLADLNPEERDLLRQVAPLIERLATTE; from the coding sequence ATGACTCCCACCGTTCAGAGCGCCGCGCGCACGGACAGCGGCCTGGCCAGCGAGCTGAGGCTCGGCGTGGTCCGGTTGGCCCGGCGTCTGCGCAGCGAGCGCGACCCGGCCAACCCGCTGAGCGTCGCGCAAATCAGCGTGCTCGGCGTCCTGCGTCGCAGCGGCGAGATCACTCTGGGGGAGCTGGCCGCGCACGAGCGGGTGCAGCCGCCCTCGATGACCCGGACCGTGAATGCGCTGGTTGCTGACGGGTACGTCGTGCGTCGGTCCTCCGAGAACGACGGCCGCCTCGTCCTGCTGGACCTGTCGGACAAGGGTCGCCAGACACTGCTGGCCGACCGCAAGCGTCGCGACGCCTGGCTCGCCCGCCGGCTCGCGGACCTGAATCCCGAAGAACGCGACCTGCTTCGCCAGGTCGCCCCACTGATCGAAAGGCTGGCGACGACTGAGTGA
- a CDS encoding DUF2530 domain-containing protein: MPEEQPVVHEIGNRTYIVADVDPLDVDGVRTLAVGTILWAVAFVMLIPFSGRLKADGHLWWLWTCVAGFGLGLVGWDYCRRRRAARQSTEDPA; the protein is encoded by the coding sequence GTGCCCGAGGAACAGCCCGTCGTCCACGAGATCGGCAACCGCACGTACATCGTCGCGGACGTCGACCCGCTCGACGTCGACGGTGTGCGCACGCTCGCGGTCGGGACCATCCTCTGGGCGGTCGCCTTCGTCATGCTGATCCCGTTCTCGGGACGCCTCAAGGCCGACGGCCACCTGTGGTGGTTGTGGACCTGCGTGGCCGGCTTCGGACTCGGCCTCGTCGGCTGGGACTACTGCCGGAGGCGCCGTGCGGCGCGGCAGTCCACCGAAGACCCTGCTTAG